The Cellulomonas shaoxiangyii sequence CAAGGTGAACGGGTACCGCTCCCGGGACTGACCGCTCCCGCGACCGACCGCTCCCGGCACCGCCCGACGAGCCGGCGCTTTGCTTCAGCCCGTCCCGTCACCTACCTTTCACCACGGGTCAGGACACGGCCCTCGGATCTTGCTCGACAGGGGTCATGCGCTCGTGTCCACCACCATCCGCGACGACCGCCCGGTCGGTCGCGACGTCCCCGCACCGCTCTCGCCCCGCCTCCGGTACGTCCCCTCGGACGGCTCCTGGTGGTGGTCGCCCGAGTGCTGGGCGCTGCACGGCTTCCAGGCCGGCGAGGTCGTGCTGACGACCGAGCTCGTCCTCGCGCACGTGGACCCGCAGGACCGCGACCGCTGGTGGGCGACCCTGTCCGGTGCGACGGACCAGCCGGTCCCCGGCCGGTTCCGCATGCGCGACGCCCAGGGCGCGGAGCACCACGTCGCGGCGGTGTGCCGCCGTACGGACGACGGCGCGCTCGAGGCGGACCTGGTGGACGTGACGGCGCTCGTCGCCGCGGAGGGCAGCCGCCTCGCCAGCGCGCAGATCGCCGCGTCCGCCGCCTCGCGCGCGACGATCGAGCAGGCCAAGGGCCTGCTGTCCGCGGCGTTCGGCGTGCCACCGGAGGTC is a genomic window containing:
- a CDS encoding ANTAR domain-containing protein, whose product is MSTTIRDDRPVGRDVPAPLSPRLRYVPSDGSWWWSPECWALHGFQAGEVVLTTELVLAHVDPQDRDRWWATLSGATDQPVPGRFRMRDAQGAEHHVAAVCRRTDDGALEADLVDVTALVAAEGSRLASAQIAASAASRATIEQAKGLLSAAFGVPPEVGFAVLREASMRSNVSLRTIAEGIVEHVVHRAVRVESLAAALEPYLLGVGPGDVRDPA